The Streptomyces sp. NBC_00102 genome segment AGCGCAACGGGGTGACTTCCCACATGTCTGAAGCCCGAACCGACACGATCCAGACGTGCCCGCCGGGGGCGGACACGCAGCGGGCCGACGCCGGCGGCTCCGGAAAGCACCGAGGGGGTGTGTCGGCGGAGACCAACTCCGCGCAGGCGCACGGCCGGCACCGCCGGCCTTCCCACGGGGACAACGGGGTGTCCTGAGAGAACGGGGAGACGGGGGTCGTCCCGGCCGGAAGGCCGGGGGCGGCCCCTGTCGCCTTTCCGGGGGGCCGGGCCGCCCCTGTCGCCCTTCCGGGGGGCCGGGCCGCCCCTGTCGCCCTTCCGGGGGGGCGGGGCCGCCCCCTCCCGGCATCCATGACATTTGTCCTGCCGGAAGCCGTACGCACGACTCTGCCGTCCGGCCCGGGGACACACGTACCGTCACCGGCATGACCACAACGGGGACAACGGGGACAACAGGAACAACGGGAAACGCGGGCGGGGGGCCGGCCGCCGGGACAGCGGCGGGGGGCCGGAAGAACGGGAGCGCGAGCGGTGACGACACTCCGGCGGTGAGGTTCGCCGGAGTGTCGAAGTCCTTCCGGACAGAGGGCCGTTCGGGCGGTACCGTGCGCGCGGTCGACGGGATCGATCTGACGATCGGCGCCGGGGAGACGGTCGCGCTGCTGGGCCGCAACGGCGCCGGCAAGTCGACCACCATCGGGATGCTGTTGGGACTCGACGAACCGGACGCGGGGACGGTGGAGTTGTACGGCCGCACCCCTGACCGGTCGGTGCGGGCGGGGCTGGTCGGCGCGATGCTCCAGGAGGGGCGGCCGATTCCCCGGGTGACCGTGCGGGAGTTGGTCGGGTTCGTGGCGTCCACCTATCCCGCGCCGATGAAGCTCGGTGAGGTCCTGGAGCTCTCGGGCGCTTCGGCGTTCGCGGACCGCCGGATCGACAAGCTCTCCGGTGGCCAGACGCAGCGGGTCCGCTTCGCGGTCGCGCTGGCGGGAAATCCCCGGCTGATCGTGCTGGACGAGCCGACCGCCGCGCTGGACGTGGAGGCCCGGAGGGCGTTCTGGGACTCGATGCGCGCCTTCGCGGAGCGCGGCAACACCGTGCTCTTCTCCACGCATTACCTGGAGGAGGCGGACGAGAACGCCGCCCGCATCGTCGTCCTCGACAAGGGGCGGATCGTCGCGGACGACAGCGGGGACGGCATACGCGGTGCCATGGGGGGCGGTCTCGTCGGGATCGACCTGGCGGGCGGCTCGGCGGAGGGGCTGGACCGTCTGCCGGGGGTGCTGGGCATCGAAGTCCGGGGCGGACGTGCTCTGTTGCGTTCGGCGGACCCGGACGCCACCGTCGTCGCGCTGGCCGGGATGGACGCGGTGCGCGGACTGACCGTGTCGCGCGCCACGCTGGAGGACGCGTTCCTCGCCCTGACCGCCGCCGGGACCCTCCCAGGCCCCGCCGAGACGCCCGAGGAGACACGCTGATGTACGCGTACGTGATGCTGGAAGTCCGCCGGACCCTGCGCGACGGCGCGTTCCTGATCTTCGGGACGGGGATGCCGGTCCTGATGTACCTGCTCTTCACCAACATCGGCGACACCTCCGGGGGCGGGTCGGGCGCCGACGACTGGCGGGCCTACTCGATGACCGGCATGGCCGCGTACGGGGCGCTCGGCTCTGCGATGTCGGTCGGTACGGGGATCGCGTCCGACAAGTCGCTCGGCTGGCTGAAGCAGTTGCGGATCACTCCGCTCGCCCCGTCGCGGATCGTGGTGGGCCGGGCGCTCAGCGGTTCGGTGACCGTCCTGCCCGCGGTGGCCGGGGTGCTGCTGGCGGGAGCGCTGGTGAACCGCATCCAACTCGGCTGGTCGCAGTGGGTGTTGCTGGTGGCGCTGCTGTGGGTGGGCACGCTGCCGTTCACCCTGCTGGGCATCGGCAACGGCTACCGCCTCACCCCTCAGGGCACCGGGGTGATCAACATCGCCTGCATGACGGGGTTCGCGGTGATCGGCGGGCTGTGGTTCCCGCTGGACACCCTGCCCGGTCCGGTCCGGGCCGTCGGTGCCCACACCCCCGCACACGGTTTCGCGGATCTCGGCTGGACGACGATCGCCGGCCAGGCTCCCAACCTCTCCTCGGTCGCCGAACTCCTCGCCTGGGGAGCACTGTTCGGCGGATACGCGGTCGGCTCGTACCGCCGCGCGGCGAGGACCCTGTGACGGCGAAGACCCTGTGACGGCGAGGACCCCGTGACGGCGAAGACCTTGTGACGACCAGGACTCCGAAGGCGAGGACCCAGTGAAGGGCAAGACCCCCGTGAAAGGCGAGGCCCCGGTGGAACCGGCCGACCCGGAGTGCGCGGAGCCCTCGCACGGCCGGTGGAGGCTGTCGCCCCTGGGCCGGCGATCGGCGGGCCCGGGTCCGTACGCACTGATGCCCTGGCTGCTGCTCGGGCTCGGCGCATTCTCCAACCTCTGGAAGGGCGAGACCCCGAATCCGTGGGTGGGTGCGCTGGGTGTTCTGCTGTTCAACTCCCTCTACATCCAGGTGGTGTTCCGGAGTTTCGTCCCTGCCCGGCGGCGGACTCCCCTCTCGTACGGGCTGCTCGGCGCGATGGGGGCGATCACCTTCGGGCTGGCGATCGGGTACGGCGGGAGCTGGCTGCTCTTCTTCCCGCTGCTCTCCCTGGCCTGCGGCACGATCCTGCGCGACCGGCAGCTGGCCTGCGCGCTCGTCGGCCTGTCCGCCTGCGGCGTGGCCGTCGCCGCCTGGCGGGGCGACCACGCGGCGGATCCGTGGACGATCGGTTACGGGACCTTCCTGTCCGGCGCGGTGACGGCGGCGATCCTCGCCCTCTCCGAAGCCGTA includes the following:
- a CDS encoding ABC transporter permease — encoded protein: MYAYVMLEVRRTLRDGAFLIFGTGMPVLMYLLFTNIGDTSGGGSGADDWRAYSMTGMAAYGALGSAMSVGTGIASDKSLGWLKQLRITPLAPSRIVVGRALSGSVTVLPAVAGVLLAGALVNRIQLGWSQWVLLVALLWVGTLPFTLLGIGNGYRLTPQGTGVINIACMTGFAVIGGLWFPLDTLPGPVRAVGAHTPAHGFADLGWTTIAGQAPNLSSVAELLAWGALFGGYAVGSYRRAARTL
- a CDS encoding ABC transporter ATP-binding protein — translated: MRFAGVSKSFRTEGRSGGTVRAVDGIDLTIGAGETVALLGRNGAGKSTTIGMLLGLDEPDAGTVELYGRTPDRSVRAGLVGAMLQEGRPIPRVTVRELVGFVASTYPAPMKLGEVLELSGASAFADRRIDKLSGGQTQRVRFAVALAGNPRLIVLDEPTAALDVEARRAFWDSMRAFAERGNTVLFSTHYLEEADENAARIVVLDKGRIVADDSGDGIRGAMGGGLVGIDLAGGSAEGLDRLPGVLGIEVRGGRALLRSADPDATVVALAGMDAVRGLTVSRATLEDAFLALTAAGTLPGPAETPEETR